One Mauremys mutica isolate MM-2020 ecotype Southern chromosome 9, ASM2049712v1, whole genome shotgun sequence DNA segment encodes these proteins:
- the POLR2D gene encoding DNA-directed RNA polymerase II subunit RPB4 isoform X1 translates to MAAGGSEARVADVEEDASQLVFPKEFETAETLLNSEVHMLLEHRKQQNESAEDEQELSEVFMKTLNYTARFSRFKNRETIASVRSLLLQKKLHKFELACLANLCPETAEEAKALIPSLEGRFEDEELQQILDDIQTKRSFQY, encoded by the exons ATGGCGGCCGGAGGCAGCGAGGCCCGGGTCGCGGACGTGGAGGAGGACGCCTCGCAGCTCGTCTTCCCCAAAG AATTTGAAACTGCTGAGACGCTTCTAAATTCAGAAGTGCACATGCTTCTTGAGCATCGTAAACAACAGAATGAGAGTGCTGAGGATGAGCAGGAGCTCTCAGAAGTCTTCATGAAAACTCTGAACTACACGGCTCGCTTCAGCCGCTTCAAAAACCGGGAGACCATTGCCAGCGTccgcag TTTGTTGCTCCAGAAAAAGCTCCATAAATTTGAATTGGCATGTTTGGCTAATCTGTGTCCTGAGACAGCTGAGGAGGCCAAGGCTTTGATTCCTAG CCTAGAGGGCCGGTTTGAAGATGAGGAGCTACAGCAGATTCTTGATGACATTCAGACCAAACGAAGCTTCCAGTATTAG
- the POLR2D gene encoding DNA-directed RNA polymerase II subunit RPB4 isoform X2, protein MAAGGSEARVADVEEDASQLVFPKEFETAETLLNSEVHMLLEHRKQQNESAEDEQELSEVFMKTLNYTARFSRFKNRETIASVRSLLLQKKLHKFELACLANLCPETAEEAKALIPR, encoded by the exons ATGGCGGCCGGAGGCAGCGAGGCCCGGGTCGCGGACGTGGAGGAGGACGCCTCGCAGCTCGTCTTCCCCAAAG AATTTGAAACTGCTGAGACGCTTCTAAATTCAGAAGTGCACATGCTTCTTGAGCATCGTAAACAACAGAATGAGAGTGCTGAGGATGAGCAGGAGCTCTCAGAAGTCTTCATGAAAACTCTGAACTACACGGCTCGCTTCAGCCGCTTCAAAAACCGGGAGACCATTGCCAGCGTccgcag TTTGTTGCTCCAGAAAAAGCTCCATAAATTTGAATTGGCATGTTTGGCTAATCTGTGTCCTGAGACAGCTGAGGAGGCCAAGGCTTTGATTCCTAGGTGA